The region CATCGAATCGGCATAGTATTCAATGCTCGCGATGGTCACGATGTCGGTAGTGTTATTGTAATCGAAGCTGTTGGGATTCGACGAAAACGAGAAATAGTCGTTCCCGGTCGCTCCGGGGTAGAGATCGCCCGCGTCTCCCCTGTTTGTGCGAGGGTGTCTATTGCCGCCACCGTAATCTTTTTCGAGATCGAAACTGCCGTCAGCCTGCTCTAATGTGACGTAACGATGGCTCTCGTCCTGCTGCCATCCGTTCTCATCGACATGCCAGATCGCCAAACCGCCATCCCCTCTGAAAAGTGAATCGAAACCGATCTTTGCGCGGTCTTCTACAAGAAAATACTCGTGCGGGCTAATTGGGTGATGAATTCTATAACAGACGGGTGAAGTGACGGCCGGCGGAATCACGAGACCGATCATGTTGGCAGTTACATCAATAGGCGTCATCCAGCCCATTCTCAGCTTCATTTCGGCGCACATGTGTGTCGGACGTTCCGGGTTGCCGGGAAGCGCGCCCCATGACCCAGCCGCCATCAAGCAGTACACGCCGATCCCCTCCGATGTGCCGTCGGTGTCGTACAGATCGGGAAGTCCAAGAACATGCCCGTACTCATGGCAGAAAACTCCGATTTCGATCATCGCGCCGCCGAGAAGCTCTTCCGGCTCTATTGAGTAACGACCAGTTGAAACGAAGTCATTTGTGTATACTTCATGATACCATGCATGCGACCAGATGTCGTTCGGATCGCCTGTCTCTTCACCGCCCGGACCGGCATGCACGAGGAATATTCCCTCCGCGTAGCCGTCGCCGTTATTGTCAAACTGTGCGAAGTTTATTGTCGGATCAAGGATGTTCACACAATCCTCAAGCAATCCCTGAGAGTTGTTCGGATACCATCCCATGCCGTAATTGCCGTCTGAATAGTATGTGTATGGATGCGGAGCCATTATCCACGCAGTGACAGTTCCGGTTGGTGAAAATGCACCATATGAGACTTCCTGATAGTATTCGAGAAGCGAACCGGTCGGGATAACGCCCGTAGAAAACATCAAGTCATCATAGGCTAACTGTGGATGATTGACATCGTCCGCCTGATTATCAGGGAATTCTACAAGGATCAGCAGGAGATTATCAGTATTGTTCGGTCTTTTCAGGGCTGCCTCTTCGAGGTCCTTCTTCATAGTTGGTGGCAACTTCGGGATACCATGCTTGACGCCTTCCGGTACCGGCATACCGAGCCGTTCAGTATACCACTCCGGAGGAGCCGGCGGCATCACTGCCAGAGTCCATGAGCTGAGAACCAAAATGAGAACAAAGCTCAAGCACGTTAGTCTAATGAGATTCTTCACGACGGCTCTCCTTTATCAACACTTTGATCCCAACAATCGACATCATCATCACAACTGCCGGACTCAAAGAACAAGTTACGATTTTTGTCAGACAATTTACCTACGTAAGTGATTTGTATGTACGGAGTTAAAATAGCACATCCTGCTGATTTATCAACAGTTTTCTTATCTTTCCGGGAAAATATCTGGCAATCTCGTAAGGGCTTCCCTACATTGTCATTAGATGGTTGATAGTGGAACGACGGTAATGGCATCCAGACGTAGTCTGTCATGAATAGAGACGGTCTCTCCAGCAGAGTTTCTAGGACAATAATTGAATGCGAGCTCATCAGCCGGGGCGATAAGCTGGTCTGTGGAATCTCAGGTGGTCCCGACTCAGTCTGCATGGTGCACATTCTGACAGACTGGCGGCGCGAACTCGGTTTTGAGATGGTCCTTGCCCATGTCAACTATCACACTCGCGGTGACGACTCCGACCTTGATGAAGACCTCTGTCGGAAACTGGCCACTGATCTCGGTATCGACATGCATGTCAGAGCAGTCGATCAGGAAGAGCTGATTCTCTTAAAGAACGGCAATTTCCAGCGGGATGCGCGGCACTTGAGATATGAGTTTTTCGCCCGATTACTCGCGGATATCGGCTGCAACAAAATTGCTACCGGGCACACAGCCGATGATGTGGCGGAAACTTCACTAATGCATTACGTCCGTGGGGCTGGGATATCGGGCATCGGGGGAATATACCCCACGAATGGCAACCTGATCCGACCACTCATCGACTGCTATCGGGATGAGATCATTTCCTACCTCTCCGAGAAACGGATTACCTATCGAATCGATAGCAGCAATCTGGAGAGCAAGTATCTGAGGAACCGCGTCCGAAATCAACTGATACCGTTGCTGAGTGAGAATTATAATTCCAGAGTAGTCCGCGCGATTGCCAGGACAGCGCACATCGCACAGGCGACCGGTGAGTTCCTTGAAAAGCATGTCGACCGGCTCTGGAGAGACTCCGTTTCGTCTTCGCGGCTGGGCAAAATCCTCATTGATGTTCGTGCCTTCACCAGCGGCGACAAGATATTGAGATACGAATTGATCCGAAAAGCGTATAACTTGCTTCTGGGAGAGGACAACCACAGAACATCGCTCGACCTCGAACTCATCGAATCTGCAGACAGACTTACGGCCTCAGAGGTTGGCCGAAGAGCTGACTTGAATAGCGGCATTTCGATAGAGAGGGGTAGCGATCAATTAGTAATTTTCCGCAACGATGTGACAGAGGTCTGCGAAAGGGTCGACGTCCCCGGCATCACCAGGCTTGAAGATTTCAGCCTTGAGGTCCTGTCGGAAATCTGCGATTTCGATGGAGAGATAGCCAAGTCCAGTGATTGCTGGGATGTGCAGCTCGATTTTGACAGGTTGACTCCCCCTTTCTTGCTGCGCACGTTCAGAGATGGAGATCGCGTCAGATTGTTGAATTCACCGGGCAGCAGGAAGTTGTCAAATATTCTCATCGACAGGAAAATTCCCCGGTCGCTTCGCTCCGAAATCCCAATCTTGACGGCTGCCGACGAGATCGTCTGGATTGTCGGAGTCGGCATAACGGATAGCGCAAAACTGACCGCACAAACTGAGAAGGTGCTGAAACTCCATGCAAAATCAAGCGTTATACAGGAGTGAGATGTCTGACCGCCTGCAAATACTAATTGATCAGGATCGTCTGGCAAGAAGAGTATCGGAGTTAGCGAAGCAGATATCTGAGGATTATAGAGGGCGATGCCCGATTCTGGTGGCAGTCCTCAAAGGCGGATTCGTATTTATGGCTGACCTGATTCGGGAGCTTGATATAGAATTCGTCGTAGACTTTATCGCAATCGGCAGCTATGGAGGTAACCGAAATTCGAGTGGAGCTGTTAAACTGCTAAAAGACCTGAACCACGATATAAGCGGCGAAGATGTTATCTTCATTGAAGATATAGTTGACAGCGGACTCTCTTTGAGTTATATCTATGCAAACTTTTTGGCAAGACAGCCGAAATCTATAGAAGTAGTGACACTTCTTGATAAAATAGAGAACAGAAAGGCAGATTTGCGTATAAAGTACGTGGGTTTTGAAATACCAGACAGATTCGTGATCGGTTACGGACTCGATCTGGACGAGAGATTCCGCGGATTGCCTTATATAGCATGCCTAACGGAGGACTGAGTAGTCGAGAATGAGCAATTTTGATCAAGATCGCCGGAGCGGCCGAGAGCCATCCGGCAATAGGCAGAATAAAGACAAGAAAGACGAATTCCAGTGGAAGCGTAACGCCAGGCCTCTTTTCTTCTGGCTTGTCATCGTCCTGGTATTGATCTTCTTCATCAAATTTTATTACTCCGGGCAGACCGAACTGGCTCAGATTACGTACTCGGAATTCCTCTCTGAGGTGGACAAAGGGAATGTCACGGAAGTCGTTTTTATCGATCACGACATTCACGGAAAATTCCGCGAGCCATACAGCCATGTTGTGGCAGGCGAGAGCAAGGCTTACGATGACTTCAAAACGCGCCTGGTATTCGAGGACCCGAGTCTTCTGACCCGACTCGAAGAGAGCAATGTGCAAATCAAGGCAGAGGAGCAGCCGTTCAGTTGGCTCACAATC is a window of Candidatus Zixiibacteriota bacterium DNA encoding:
- the tilS gene encoding tRNA lysidine(34) synthetase TilS; amino-acid sequence: MNRDGLSSRVSRTIIECELISRGDKLVCGISGGPDSVCMVHILTDWRRELGFEMVLAHVNYHTRGDDSDLDEDLCRKLATDLGIDMHVRAVDQEELILLKNGNFQRDARHLRYEFFARLLADIGCNKIATGHTADDVAETSLMHYVRGAGISGIGGIYPTNGNLIRPLIDCYRDEIISYLSEKRITYRIDSSNLESKYLRNRVRNQLIPLLSENYNSRVVRAIARTAHIAQATGEFLEKHVDRLWRDSVSSSRLGKILIDVRAFTSGDKILRYELIRKAYNLLLGEDNHRTSLDLELIESADRLTASEVGRRADLNSGISIERGSDQLVIFRNDVTEVCERVDVPGITRLEDFSLEVLSEICDFDGEIAKSSDCWDVQLDFDRLTPPFLLRTFRDGDRVRLLNSPGSRKLSNILIDRKIPRSLRSEIPILTAADEIVWIVGVGITDSAKLTAQTEKVLKLHAKSSVIQE
- the hpt gene encoding hypoxanthine phosphoribosyltransferase — protein: MSDRLQILIDQDRLARRVSELAKQISEDYRGRCPILVAVLKGGFVFMADLIRELDIEFVVDFIAIGSYGGNRNSSGAVKLLKDLNHDISGEDVIFIEDIVDSGLSLSYIYANFLARQPKSIEVVTLLDKIENRKADLRIKYVGFEIPDRFVIGYGLDLDERFRGLPYIACLTED